A part of Biomphalaria glabrata chromosome 3, xgBioGlab47.1, whole genome shotgun sequence genomic DNA contains:
- the LOC106059721 gene encoding coiled-coil domain-containing protein 97-like, producing the protein MESQEDIMEAAINLESLAIDMINRLSKTDAHFKHQQRGEPDLTCEEKSAIASEILKKNPALFLERFSQFLTLNDVECFKQFRGDYRIDFYIDEINRRCADTSKSVVKNRRYQALKFLMDEGEYFSEDEMKWRDPLLYAQMIGQYESESEVTEKMEQEIDPSDLKFSTILLKHMDNLTNKQHFEMLKEMEEEQEEEEEEESEEEEENKSDSKQKSFRHQDINTSNNVDEISSVEKAYLRTEFLRIMQERFLSGDDSNFDYSKVDSNADYDALDIVSYDAEEKYFDADGEDGEQSRDSSLSRQLECIELDRQQADVEEEDYMKFVPSEDVNKIT; encoded by the exons ATGGAGTCTCAAGAAGACATAATGGAAGCAGCCATAAATCTAGAAAGTCTAGCAATTGATATGATCAACAGATTATCAAAAACTGATGCACATTTCAAACATCAGCAACGTGGAGAACCAGATTTAACCTGTGAAGAAAAGTCTGCAATCGCCAgtgaaattctaaaaaaaaatccagccTTATTTCTAGAAAGATTTTCACAATTTCTCACCTTGAATGATGTTGAATGCTTTAAACAGTTTAGAGGGGATTACAGGATAGATTTttatattgatgaaataaacagaAGATGTGCAGATACAAGTAAAAGTGTTGTTAAAAACAGAAGATATCAAGCTCTGAAATTTCTCATGGATGAAGGAGAATATTTTTCAgaagatgaaatgaaatggaGAGATCCACTACTTTATGCTCAAATG ATTGGTCAATATGAAAGTGAGTCAGAGGTGACAGAGAAAATGGAACAGGAAATTGATCCAAGTGATCTCAAATTTTCCACTATTCTGTTGAAACACATGGATAATCTGaccaacaaacaacattttgaaatgctGAAAGAAATGGag GAAGAACAAGAGGAAGAGGAGGAAGAAGAAAGTGAGGAAgaggaagaaaataaaagtgattCAAAGCAAAAGAGCTTCAGGCATCAAG ATATCAACACTAGTAACAATGTGGATGAGATTTCTAGTGTTGAGAAAGCCTATCTCAGAACTGAGTTTTTAAGAATCATGCAAGAAAGATTTCTATCTGGTGATGACTCAAACTTTGATTACAG CAAAGTGGACAGCAATGCTGATTATGATGCATTAgacattgtgagttatgatgCAGAGGAAAAATACTTTGATGCTGATGGTGAAGATGGTGAACAAAGTAGAGACTCATCCCTAAGTAGACAGCTGGAGTGTATTGAGCTTGACAGGCAACAAGCTGATGTAGAGGAGGAGGATTACATGAAGTTTGTTCCTTCAGAGGATGTCAACAAAATCACATAA
- the LOC106065880 gene encoding activator of 90 kDa heat shock protein ATPase homolog 1-like codes for MAKWGEGDPRWIVEDRPDATNVNNWHWVEKNATNWSKDRIKELLLNLKVEHEKGTCEIKEITSIEGEASANNRKAKLIFFYEFEIKGVWSGILKDDVKSYKGQFVIPNLSEENDASEIDVNVTADKSCNEAHELKDIFRVEGAKLIRTQLEKYITDLKTEYGQNIILPTKNSDQTKTQTAQSVSNKEIKPKVELNKFVTSETSKPSDVGVRIHTKTLTMTETFQCQSSDLYRALTFKPMVEAYMGSGITFDATKGERFSLAGGNIVGDFVELIPDQKLVMRWRVKTWPPEHYSQVTIELSDKEGTTTLNLKQTGVPEAEVTKTKEGWKENYWNRMRQIFGFGGRIF; via the exons ATGGCCAAGTGGGGCGAAGGAGATCCCAGATGGATAGTAGAGGATCGACCTGATGCTACTAATGTTAATAACTGGCACTG GGTAGAAAAAAATGCTACTAATTGGTCAAAAGACAGAATTAAAGAATTACTGCTAAATTTAAAAGTTGAACATGAAAAAG gtaCTTGTGAAATCAAAGAAATAACAAGCATTGAAGGAGAGGCAAGTgctaataatagaaaagccaaactgatatttttttatgaatttgaAATCAAAGGAGTCTGGTCAG GTATATTAAAAGATGATGTTAAATCCTACAAAGGTCAATTTGTGATACCTAACTTAAGTGAAGAGAATGATGCTAGTGAAATTGAT gtTAACGTTACTGCTGATAAAAGCTGTAATGAAGCCCATGAGCTGAAAGATATATTTAGGGTAGAAGGTGCTAAACTCATCAGAACTCAGCTAGAAAAATACATCACAGATCTCAAAACAG AGTATGGTCAAAATATAATTCTCCCAACAAAAAACAGtgatcaaacaaaaacacaaactgcACAGTCAGTCAGCAATAAAGAA ATTAAACCAAAAGTGGAGCTGAATAAATTTGTCACATCAGAGACTAGTAAACCCTCAGATGTTGGTGTTCGTATTCATACGAAGACTTTAACAATGACAGAAACATTTCAGTGTCAATCTTCAGATCTTTATCGAGCATTAACATTTAAGCCT ATGGTTGAAGCTTACATGGGATCTGGCATAACATTTGATGCGACTAAAGGAGAAAGGTTTTCTTTAGCTGGAGGAAATATTGTGGGAGATTTTGTTGAATTA ATACCAGATCAAAAGTTAGTGATGAGATGGCGTGTAAAAACCTGGCCACCAGAACATTATTCACAAGTAACAATAGAACTTAGTGATAAAGAAGGAACCACAACTCTTAACCTCAAACAAACTGGTGTTCCAGAAGCAGAagtcacaaaaacaaaagaaggaTGGAAAGAAAATTATTGGAATCGTATGCGTCAAATATTTGGTTTTGGGGGTAGAATATTTTGA